One genomic segment of Trichococcus shcherbakoviae includes these proteins:
- a CDS encoding peptide ABC transporter substrate-binding protein: MGNKKLSSLVLLSLSSALVLAACGGEGSTADSSGSAGATDSDQVLNLVESAEIPTMDSVQATDTVAFTALSNVNEGLYRQGLDGTVELGIAAEDPTVSEDGLVYTFTIRDEANWSNGEPVTAEDFVYSWRKLVDPAEAASYSYMMAGVIANATEIIDGAVAPEELGVKAIDEKTLEITLTSPVPYFKDLLTLAMFFPQNQAFVEEQGDQYALSSDALLYNGPFVLANWDAASLSWTYEPNAEYWDKDAVKLQAINVEVIKETSTALNLYDTDAIDRMILTGEYVAQRAGDAEVHTMPTSSVFYLKFNQQREGTPLQNANIRKALAMAFDKQAYADVVLQNGSIPANGLVPEKLALDPSTGEDYRKQNGDLLTFNAEEAKTYFEKGLAELGVESITLELLSDDTENAKRSSEFLQSQLQTNLPGLTVTLRNVPFKVRLEADTSGEYDIELAGWGADYADPINFLELFQTENGNNKSGYSNAEYDALIDEARTNVTDLDARWASLLAAEKILMEDAGIAPLYQRSYAVLQKPYVTDLGEHLVGADYSYKWASNSGTQNVD, encoded by the coding sequence ATGGGCAACAAGAAACTATCATCTTTAGTGTTATTATCTTTAAGCTCCGCACTTGTATTGGCTGCATGCGGCGGAGAGGGAAGCACGGCTGATTCATCCGGGTCTGCAGGTGCAACAGACAGCGATCAGGTGTTAAATCTGGTTGAAAGCGCTGAAATCCCTACAATGGATTCTGTACAAGCTACAGATACAGTTGCGTTTACTGCTTTAAGCAACGTAAATGAAGGTCTGTATCGTCAAGGCTTGGATGGAACGGTTGAATTAGGTATCGCAGCAGAAGATCCTACAGTCAGCGAAGATGGTTTGGTCTACACTTTCACTATCCGTGATGAAGCGAACTGGTCAAACGGCGAGCCTGTAACGGCAGAAGATTTTGTTTATTCATGGCGTAAATTGGTGGACCCTGCAGAGGCTGCTTCATATTCTTACATGATGGCAGGTGTCATCGCCAACGCAACTGAAATTATTGATGGTGCCGTTGCGCCTGAAGAATTGGGCGTCAAAGCGATCGACGAAAAAACGCTGGAAATCACATTGACATCTCCAGTGCCATACTTCAAAGATCTTTTGACATTGGCTATGTTCTTCCCTCAAAATCAAGCATTTGTTGAAGAACAAGGCGACCAATACGCATTAAGCAGCGATGCTTTATTGTATAACGGACCATTCGTGTTAGCTAACTGGGATGCAGCGAGCTTATCATGGACGTACGAACCAAATGCAGAGTACTGGGATAAAGATGCTGTAAAATTACAAGCAATCAACGTAGAAGTCATCAAAGAGACTTCCACTGCCTTGAATCTGTATGATACAGACGCAATCGACCGCATGATCTTGACTGGTGAGTACGTAGCACAAAGAGCCGGCGATGCTGAAGTCCACACAATGCCGACTTCTTCTGTATTCTACTTGAAGTTCAACCAACAAAGAGAAGGCACACCATTACAAAATGCCAACATCCGTAAAGCTTTAGCTATGGCTTTCGACAAACAAGCGTACGCTGATGTGGTATTGCAGAACGGTTCCATCCCTGCAAACGGATTGGTTCCTGAAAAACTTGCTTTGGATCCTTCAACTGGCGAAGACTACCGTAAACAAAATGGCGATCTTCTGACATTCAATGCTGAAGAAGCTAAAACATACTTCGAAAAAGGCTTGGCTGAGTTGGGTGTTGAATCCATCACTTTGGAATTGTTGAGCGATGACACAGAAAATGCGAAACGTTCTTCTGAGTTCCTGCAAAGCCAACTACAGACAAACCTTCCTGGGTTGACTGTTACCTTGCGTAATGTACCTTTCAAAGTCCGTCTTGAAGCTGATACATCCGGCGAATACGATATCGAATTAGCTGGATGGGGAGCTGACTATGCTGACCCGATCAACTTCCTGGAATTGTTCCAGACAGAAAACGGCAACAACAAATCCGGTTACTCCAACGCTGAATACGATGCTTTGATCGATGAAGCACGCACAAACGTGACTGACCTTGATGCAAGATGGGCTAGCCTGCTTGCAGCTGAAAAGATCTTGATGGAAGATGCGGGTATCGCTCCTCTGTATCAACGTTCTTATGCAGTTCTACAAAAACCGTATGTCACAGATTTGGGTGAGCACTTAGTCGGTGCTGACTACTCATACAAATGGGCTTCAAATTCTGGCACTCAGAACGTGGATTAA